TGTCGATTCCATCGTATAAGATTTGACCAGAGACAATATGCGTAAACcgcaagagagaaagaacaagagTGCTCTTGCCGGAGCCGGTTCGTCCGACGACAGCAACTCGCTCTCCAGCTTTAAACTTGAGATTGACGTCCGTGAGGATGTTGGGGCCATCAGGATCGTATCTAATGGTGACGTTGCGAAACTCGATTTCTCCTGACTTGGGCCAATTCTTGGGAATGACGTGACTTTCATCGTCTGCAAATTCCCCTTCTTCGGCATATGTTTCATCGTCTTTACCTTCAGGCTCCAGTTTGACATATTCTTTGACACGATGGAAGCTCTGCATCTCTACCTCAAGGTCGTTCATGGCTCGTACGAGCATGAGAATAGTCTGGCTCAGTCCGTTGGCATTGTTAAGGGAGAAACCGACCAGACCAGCGCCAACTACTCCAACCTTGGAGAGCGCAATAATGCCGGCAAATAGAGCGACCAGGGAAGTCACAAAATCCACTCGCATGGCCACCCAACGGTTGCAGTTATAGTTTGCCTCTGCTGCGGCCGACCAAACGCGCAGCTTGGATGCCAGATCGCGGCCAAAAGTTTCACCCATGCCCGCCCTAGCCCTGATGATGGGCAGCCCAGCCAATGTATCGGCAAACTGGGAGAAGACGGGCGACTGTGCGGACGAAGCAAGtcgcttgatgatgacggctgTTCGTGTGTACATCTCACCAACCACAACGCCAAAAATGcaggtgaagaaggcgggTATCATAAAAATCGGCATGATTGAACTGACGGCGGCAATGCGGGCAAACAGCATCATGATGGAGTCAAAGGTCACCCGGAGCATAGAGCTGAGTCCTGAATCAATCGACGCCATATCGCCAGAGAACCGATTAGTGATGCGACCGATGGGGATCGTCTTAAACCATGATAAGGGGACTCTCATGACCGCACGGATGAAGTCATTGTGAAGCTTGCGACCAGCACGCCATGCACCCCATTCGAAAGCGATAATGACCAAACCAAAGGAGATTAGCTCGGCAAAGGTGAAGGCGGCATAAATACCCATGTAATAGGCAATGTCCACATGAGCGTTGTTATTGTAGGCCTCTACCCAAATGCCCATCCAATAACTggatgcgaagaagaagacgttgGAGCCGGCGAGGCCAACCAAGCAAAAGACGGCGAAGAGTGGGTGTCCAAAGTATCTCATATACTCCAAGGAGGCCAATCGACCGACCTTCCCTGATGCCTTCATTTCCTGGTTCACAATATCTTTGGCCGAGGTTTCAGTGGCCACCTTTGACGGATCATTCAGGGCATCTCCACTAGATTGAAGCTCAGGCTCCGGAGGAGTTTCTGTGCCGGTTTCGGTTTCGGTTTCAatatcatcgtcatctcctccaaggaTTTCGGCAATCTGGATGGGCCTGCGAACTGCACCAATGTTGGCCTCGGCATTCTTGACTTGACCTCTCTCGAGGAGGACGGAAAAGTCTGCCTGTGCTGAGATCCAAGGAACCTGAGTGACGAGAACAACAGTCCTGCCCTTGAGTAGATCGCCACAGAAACAGTGTTTCCAAACACCAGCAGAGGTTTTGGCGTCGAGAGCGGAGAAAATATCATCTAGAAGCAACAGAGACGCCTTGGAATAAAGGGCTCTAGCCAAGGCCACTCTAGCTTTCTGTCCTCCAGATAAAGATGTACCATTCTCACCTACGACAGTCTGGTCACCGTCAGAGAGCTCCCTGAGGTCTATATTGAGACAGCAAGCTTCAATTACTCTAACATATCGAGCGCGGTCCATGGGGCTTTGGAAGAGGATATTGGCTTGAACGGTATCATTCTGGAGCCAAGCCGATTGCGAAGCAAAGGCAATATCGTTGGGCGCGGTGACCTTGCCACCCTCTAGATGAGTTTCGCCTAGGATTGCGAGCAGCAGCGTACTCTTCCCGCTTCCACTTTGACCAGTAACAACATTGAGACCACCTTCGACAAAGTCTAGCGAGATGTCCTCGAGGCGGAATGTAGCCTTTTTATTTCGACGGAACGAAGCGCCTTCAATTCTCAGGGGCCCAACGGGATATCGAAGGAGGGGCACAGTACTATCGAAATACTTGTCGAGCCGGTTGAAGGCGAcgcttgcagcagcaaagttCCTTGAGAACGCACTGGCCATCATGATGTTCCTACGGATGTTCTTCACGAGGAAGGCGGCGGTAAAGGCAGTAGAAGCGTCAAGGGGGTGCTTTTCTACCCCGACGTGCAATCCGAACatgacgaggaggccgaTGTACGGAAAACACTGTGTAACTTGGTTGACCATGGTTTGCAGAACAGCCACTCGCCACAATTCCTTTTGTTCGGCCGCCCTGGACTCGATGATTCGATTTGTGATGGGATCCTCCCAGGCAAAGTACTTGATGGCGCGGATGGAAGCTAGATACTCCGCAACAAGAGAAATACGTGTATCTTGTGCCTTCCTCACTCGTCTCTGTGCGCCATACATCTGCCGGCCCATGTACACGGATATCGGAGTAGCCAAAAGCAAAATCGCCGTTCCCACCAGAGATACCCAGCCCATCATTTTGTAAAGGCCGTAGAGAGATATGATGGTACCTGCAGGGACGCCCGCAGAAACCAATATTACATCTCGTGCTCGATAGACAGCATCCACGTCAGCGGCCATCAAATTTGCCAAACGTCCAGCAGACGTCGATTTTTGGGCTCCCTGCGCCTCTTTCTCCTTATCGGTCTTTCCTCCTGCCTTGATATCGAAGGGGTCTTCCTCCAACTCCATTGACTCCAAAGCCCTGTGATATAGCTCCTGAGTCATGGCAGATTTGACTCGAACGATCAATCTGGTTGAGTTGAAGACATATTGCTGAAACAAGACGGATCGAGACAAGGGGCCAACAAACATGAGAATAAGCCATACAACTGGGTGGTATTGGGCACCACTGGGGTTAGCGAGATAGTCGAGTAGACGATACATGCCATACGGGGAGACGTTCTCCATTGTAAAagcggcagcagcccacGTAGCCATCAGTAACAACTCCTTACGCTGGAATTTCAGGGCCGTCCACAGAGTCTTTTTGTAGAGCGCTCGggccttcttgatcttctggAGTAAATACATGGGCTCATCGTACCAGGCTAATGTTGGGATACCAGACATGTCAAGCTTTTGTCTTGTGCCCTTCCATACGAGAGGTGTCAGCCACTCATAGGTGAAATAATAGTTGAACCAACTGCATGTCTCTTCAGGAGCAGGATCACTTTGATCCGTGTAGCCAGGAATATCATGCTTGATGGTAGGCGGGACCCATTCTCGTGGAGTAATCAATGCGACAATAACGGCCGCACCCAACGACGACAGGCAGCCAACGATGCCAGCATCCCCAACACATTGATCCGTGCCAATCTCAATACAAGGCAGCAGCTGTGCGGCTGCTAGAACGAAAAACGTGGCAGTCAGGACATAGTTGATTTGATGAAGAACGAGATGACGCCAGGCGAGATCATGGCTAATGGGTCGTATCAAGCCGAGGACAAAAGCGTaggcaatggcaacaacATTAAGCAGATGCACTCTCCCCTTGATCAGGGCCACTGTCAAAAAGACCAGCGAAGCGATGCGGGCGGCTTGCGACACAATTTCGTAGGGCCATTTAATCGATGATGCCTTGGACCTAGTGGTTGGCACGGAGTTCTTGCGATGCCGGATAAGACGAAAAGTCAGCCAAGCCGCCGAAGTGGCGAGAATCGCACCCTGAAGAATACCAGACCGAGCAAACTCGGAGACGCGGCCTATCCATTCAGTCTCAGAGGGATCGATGCCGAGGCTGATTATTGCGGAGGCATATTGTTAGCAGAAATTAGACAGAGGTTGGTAGAAATCAAGTATTGGATGTATTTCATCACGCAAGAAATGAGAGGCGCACGCCATTGTACCACAGACAGCGAAATGCTGACCAGATAAACCTTGGGATACACGTACCGACTTAGAAAGGTGGGAGGTTCCCGAAACAGCAGCTCGTCTGTACTGGGCGTGAGCAGCTGAGTGCCAAGGCGGGATAAGACGACGTCCATGGTGCCGTCATCCAGAGCTTCGCCTTCGCTAGAGAGAAggctgaagatgttgaaaAGGAATTAAAGGATTGAGTGAGGAACAAAGAAACGGTTCGAGCTGAAGTACAATCTTGAATGTAAAACTGAACGCCGCGAGTGGGTCCCGCCAGAAGGCTCAACGGCAAATTCGCCCAATTGCCCCCAATTGCCCCCCGACCCCTGTAGCTGGCCCTGTGGCATCACCGCTTATAGGCCTCTTTGGCCTGTAGGCCCTGCATCAAAGGGTGTCGCAATCCCTGTTGGCGAACTGCAACATGCACCGCGGCTGCAAAAATCCCTGCGCTAGGCCCCCCACAGTTGACCGATATGGGGACATCGGATGCATTTGTTTGTTAGTGGGCTTTTCGCGCTTCGTATCTTACAGGCAGAGTGCGCAAAAGGCGTCCATTGTTAATAAGGGGGACCTATGAGAAAGCGGACAGCTTGAAGCTCTCACCGTTTCTTCAAGCAGACGCTGGGACGGTGAGCAAAGGGAGCACTTGGCCCATGCTTCAGATCCTTGGGAGAGATGCGGTCAATAAGATACCACGGATATGCGGTAATGTTGCTCTTCTGGACTAATCATGTCTCGTACGAGCGTTGCCATTGACTAATGGCGGGTAAATGCTAGCCCTGATATCAAATCT
This genomic stretch from Trichoderma breve strain T069 chromosome 1, whole genome shotgun sequence harbors:
- a CDS encoding ABC transporter domain-containing protein → MDVVLSRLGTQLLTPSTDELLFREPPTFLSRLGIDPSETEWIGRVSEFARSGILQGAILATSAAWLTFRLIRHRKNSVPTTRSKASSIKWPYEIVSQAARIASLVFLTVALIKGRVHLLNVVAIAYAFVLGLIRPISHDLAWRHLVLHQINYVLTATFFVLAAAQLLPCIEIGTDQCVGDAGIVGCLSSLGAAVIVALITPREWVPPTIKHDIPGYTDQSDPAPEETCSWFNYYFTYEWLTPLVWKGTRQKLDMSGIPTLAWYDEPMYLLQKIKKARALYKKTLWTALKFQRKELLLMATWAAAAFTMENVSPYGMYRLLDYLANPSGAQYHPVVWLILILIVRVKSAMTQELYHRALESMELEEDPFDIKAGGKTDKEKEAQGAQKSTSAGRLANLMAADVDAVYRARDVILVSAGVPAGTIISLYGLYKMMGWVSLVGTAILLLATPISVYMGRQMYGAQRRVRKAQDTRISLVAEYLASIRAIKYFAWEDPITNRIIESRAAEQKELWRVAVLQTMVNQVTQCFPYIGLLVMFGLHVGVEKHPLDASTAFTAAFLVKNIRRNIMMASAFSRNFAAASVAFNRLDKYFDSTVPLLRYPVGPLRIEGASFRRNKKATFRLEDISLDFVEGGLNVVTGQSGSGKSTLLLAILGETHLEGGKVTAPNDIAFASQSAWLQNDTVQANILFQSPMDRARYVRVIEACCLNIDLRELSDGDQTVVGENGTSLSGGQKARVALARALYSKASLLLLDDIFSALDAKTSAGVWKHCFCGDLLKGRTVVLVTQVPWISAQADFSVLLERGQVKNAEANIGAVRRPIQIAEILGGDDDDIETETETGTETPPEPELQSSGDALNDPSKVATETSAKDIVNQEMKASGKVGRLASLEYMRYFGHPLFAVFCLVGLAGSNVFFFASSYWMGIWVEAYNNNAHVDIAYYMGIYAAFTFAELISFGLVIIAFEWGAWRAGRKLHNDFIRAVMRVPLSWFKTIPIGRITNRFSGDMASIDSGLSSMLRVTFDSIMMLFARIAAVSSIMPIFMIPAFFTCIFGVVVGEMYTRTAVIIKRLASSAQSPVFSQFADTLAGLPIIRARAGMGETFGRDLASKLRVWSAAAEANYNCNRWVAMRVDFVTSLVALFAGIIALSKVGVVGAGLVGFSLNNANGLSQTILMLVRAMNDLEVEMQSFHRVKEYVKLEPEDDESHVIPKNWPKSGEIEFRNVTIRYDPDGPNILTDVNLKFKAGERVAVVGRTGSGKSTLVLSLLRFTHIVSGQILYDGIDITKIPRRRLREGLTIIPQEATLFNGTVESNLDPTGLVPKAILEKALENCKDDSVHGQSQGISLTTPVDARGENFSHGQRQVLSLCRALIRQSKLMLLDEATASMDYETDKGIQQVLRTELESAGGDRTLVTIAHRLRTIIDYDSVVVMGAGKVVEYGSPRDLYNSKGLFYDMIYHSGEMEELQEFLRDK